A single window of Malus sylvestris chromosome 5, drMalSylv7.2, whole genome shotgun sequence DNA harbors:
- the LOC126622288 gene encoding protein DMP4-like, translating into MTNYSFPPFTSTQVSFLFLFMQHYAHKKNAKIRREKETKALRDKRRIKRFWSMEIKVEAEESRHLHDGEQKLPLLQDAPKSATEEERTLIQKAIRQTFQSTAHLANLLPTGTVLAFQLLAPIFTNLGNCDSVSRSMTAGLVALCGASSFLLSFTDSFRDKNGNVCYGFATFKGLWIIDGSANISPEVAANFRLQFIDFLHAFMSILVFAAVALFDQNVVNCFYPTPSDEAQEVLTALPVGIGVICSMLFVVFPTKRHGIGFPLSAS; encoded by the coding sequence ATGACTAACTACTCTTTCCCTCCCTTTACCTCCACTCAAGTTTCATTCCTATTCCTATTTATGCAACATTATGCTCACAAGAAAAATGCTAAAATAAGACGAGAAAAAGAGACCAAAGCATTAAGGGATAAGAGACGTATCAAACGATTCTGGTCGATGGAGATCAAGGTAGAAGCTGAGGAATCCCGGCACCTGCATGATGGTGAGCAGAAACTCCCCCTCTTGCAAGATGCACCAAAGTCCGCGACAGAAGAGGAAAGAACGCTGATACAGAAAGCCATTCGCCAGACTTTTCAGAGCACAGCTCATTTGGCCAATCTTTTGCCAACGGGAACGGTTCTTGCGTTTCAGCTTCTGGCACCCATATTTACAAACCTGGGCAACTGTGACTCAGTCAGCCGGTCCATGACTGCTGGACTTGTAGCCCTCTGTGGGGCTTCAAGTTTTCTACTGAGTTTCACTGACAGCTTTCGGGACAAGAATGGAAATGTCTGCTATGGGTTCGCTACATTCAAAGGCTTATGGATCATTGATGGATCAGCCAACATATCACCTGAAGTCGCTGCAAATTTCCGGCTGCAGTTTATAGATTTCCTCCATGCCTTCATGTCAATACTTGTATTCGCAGCTGTTGCACTTTTCGATCAGAATGTAGTGAATTGCTTCTATCCAACGCCGTCAGATGAGGCTCAGGAGGTACTCACAGCATTGCCAGTTGGCATTGGCGTCATTTGCAGTATGTTGTTTGTTGTGTTTCCAACCAAGCGCCATGGAATTGGCTTCCCGCTGTCTGCAAGTTAG
- the LOC126622289 gene encoding uncharacterized protein LOC126622289: MNGESSSRPTEALAYVANHKIYKGKNSHLKCTYCNGVGHVEEKCWILHPELKPKFTKDGKMIPSKPSQTSHFKSHHAANVTSGGSFGSMDFTTSPVTLIKEFVAYLQTKDHGNTASNLQKEDGEHAAMLGQFAGFLANNKSAEQGEVSGCHHQESDW; encoded by the coding sequence ATGAATGGTGAGTCTAGCTCAAGGCCAACTGAAGCTCTAGCCTATGTTGCAAACCACAAAATATACAAAGGTAAGAATTCCCATCTCAAGTGTACCTACTGTAATGGTGTTGGTCACGTGGAAGAAAAGTGTTGGATCCTTCATCCCGAGTTAAAGCCCAAATTTACCAAAGATGGGAAGATGATTCCATCAAAACCTTCACAAACAAGCCATTTCAAGAGTCATCATGCAGCAAACGTCACCTCTGGGGGTTCTTTTGGATCCATGGACTTCACTACAAGTCCTGTGACACTTATAAAAGAATTTGTTGCGTACTTGCAAACCAAGGATCATGGGAATACTGCATCAAACTTACAAAAGGAGGATGGAGAACACGCTGCCATGCTGGGGCAGTTTGCAGGATTTCTTGCCAATAACAAATCTGCAGAACAAGGAGAGGTTTCAG